The Streptomyces spororaveus genome includes a region encoding these proteins:
- a CDS encoding DUF6406 domain-containing protein: MTAEISIRHGVQRKAGGAFFGVIHVDARPGYPLTVRLGVDDGEERQYTLEPGDTFPVHDETWVLDRVDDPSGNWRVVIRKAE, translated from the coding sequence ATGACCGCTGAGATCTCGATCAGGCACGGAGTTCAGAGGAAGGCCGGCGGCGCCTTCTTCGGAGTGATCCACGTGGATGCCCGTCCCGGGTATCCCCTCACCGTCCGTCTCGGGGTGGACGACGGCGAGGAGCGCCAGTACACCCTCGAACCGGGCGACACCTTCCCCGTCCACGACGAAACCTGGGTACTGGACCGGGTGGACGACCCCTCCGGGAACTGGCGGGTCGTCATCCGCAAGGCCGAATGA
- a CDS encoding helicase HerA domain-containing protein: protein MSTGAGPGPALPAALPATLGAYRFHRLLTVPRRPEDRTEDRTAAQLTAAVTAAHAVLSHRGQGGPAGIAAAWIRPGTHLPLHFLVGGAPFFPAAGEEPAADDAVRPVRYPPGATARDLPPGEAAALLARMPFWLPCPGAHDTLRLGDDERTLPTERRGSFDDAVAHLPDAFAWLVLAEPVPYERLEQERAALSVQLPRLRQRENSAADRIAAERAEARYRELTRALATGVWNVRVLVGAERPESALASAALLCGAGDLDDLPYVLVPARRPVPLAEALTALTPQPAAGSGPPGSVPFVAPAELVAALARPPARELPGIRTVAPNRFDVTSEDTGETGAAPDGFLIGDILDESLSAADRLHVSRSTLNRHAFVCGATGSGKSQTVRSLLTALSTHARPVPWLAVEPAKAEYARMAGRLAACDGPESARRVTVIRPGDVDVAPASLNPLEPEPGFPLQSHVDLVRALFEAAFQAAEPFPQVLARALSQCYTAAGWDLVTGEPRPLHKPKFELAEPDEPRTAVYPNLGDLQATARQVVEMIGYGKEITADVRGFVDVRMGSLRVGTPGRFFEGGHPLDIAGLLAGNVVLELETITSDQDKAFLIGAVLIRIVEHLRVHHGAGGVPLRHVLVVEEAHRLLKNVDSGPAAAAVELFASLLAEIRAYGEGVVVVEQIPSKILPDVIKNSALKVMHRLPAEDDRRAVGATMNLHQEQSENVVALPPGHAAVASDGMDRPVLTAVPHGEHDESTKEASTEPPLLGSRSPLCGASCRREPCTLRTMNDAHHRSVAPLHLIWADVAASAQAMGKEAPGPAAAVRASLQALTERDLECTLVYAVERAVAARESVMRDEVDPADFAERLYAVLSAALRGTAPPVGDPRRYTYANYRFRDVLDVIRRAVRDNPQGPHAYADRTAHWEARGLILTGTSGAEHRLQVRARPGYGADRAHGRVGDVERSGLRDAVAAVTGGTTEEHVKRAFRQACEDGPRLNAVVAETAERVAQECARGRETRS from the coding sequence GTGAGTACGGGTGCCGGGCCCGGTCCGGCACTGCCCGCCGCACTGCCCGCCACGCTCGGCGCGTACCGCTTCCACCGCCTGCTCACCGTGCCCCGGCGGCCCGAGGACCGCACGGAGGACCGTACGGCCGCCCAGCTGACCGCGGCCGTGACGGCGGCCCACGCGGTGCTCTCCCACCGCGGGCAGGGCGGCCCGGCGGGGATCGCCGCGGCGTGGATCCGCCCAGGCACGCACCTGCCGCTGCACTTCCTCGTCGGCGGCGCGCCCTTCTTCCCGGCCGCCGGCGAAGAACCCGCCGCGGACGACGCGGTACGCCCCGTGCGCTACCCGCCCGGAGCCACGGCCCGCGACCTCCCGCCGGGCGAGGCCGCGGCCCTGCTGGCACGGATGCCGTTCTGGCTGCCCTGCCCCGGCGCGCACGACACGCTGCGCCTGGGCGACGACGAGCGCACCCTGCCGACGGAACGGCGCGGCTCCTTCGACGACGCCGTCGCCCACCTGCCCGACGCCTTCGCCTGGCTGGTCCTGGCCGAGCCCGTCCCGTACGAGCGGCTGGAGCAGGAGCGCGCCGCGCTCTCCGTCCAGCTGCCCCGACTGCGACAGCGCGAGAACTCCGCCGCCGACCGCATCGCCGCCGAGCGGGCCGAGGCCCGCTACCGCGAGCTGACCAGGGCGCTCGCCACCGGCGTGTGGAACGTACGCGTACTGGTCGGTGCCGAGCGGCCGGAGTCGGCGCTCGCCTCGGCGGCCCTGCTGTGCGGAGCGGGCGACCTCGACGACCTGCCGTACGTGCTCGTACCGGCACGGCGCCCCGTCCCGCTCGCCGAGGCACTGACCGCCCTCACCCCGCAGCCGGCCGCCGGGTCCGGCCCCCCGGGCAGCGTCCCCTTCGTGGCACCCGCGGAACTGGTCGCGGCGCTGGCCCGGCCGCCCGCACGGGAGCTGCCGGGCATCCGCACCGTCGCCCCGAACCGCTTCGACGTCACCTCCGAGGACACGGGGGAGACCGGGGCAGCCCCGGACGGCTTCCTGATCGGCGACATCCTCGACGAGTCCCTCTCGGCCGCCGACCGGCTCCACGTCTCCCGGTCCACCCTCAACCGGCACGCCTTCGTGTGCGGAGCCACCGGCTCCGGCAAGTCCCAGACGGTACGGAGCCTGCTCACCGCCCTGTCCACGCACGCACGGCCGGTCCCCTGGCTGGCGGTCGAGCCGGCCAAGGCCGAGTACGCCCGCATGGCCGGGCGCCTCGCCGCCTGCGACGGCCCGGAGTCCGCCCGGCGGGTCACCGTCATCCGGCCGGGGGACGTCGACGTCGCACCGGCCTCGCTCAACCCGCTGGAGCCGGAACCGGGCTTCCCGCTCCAGAGCCACGTGGACCTCGTACGGGCCCTGTTCGAAGCGGCCTTCCAGGCGGCCGAGCCCTTCCCGCAGGTACTGGCCCGAGCGCTCTCCCAGTGCTACACGGCCGCCGGCTGGGACCTCGTCACGGGCGAACCGCGCCCGCTCCACAAGCCGAAGTTCGAGCTGGCGGAGCCGGACGAACCCCGGACGGCGGTCTACCCGAATCTCGGTGACCTCCAGGCGACCGCCCGCCAGGTGGTCGAAATGATCGGGTACGGCAAGGAGATCACCGCCGACGTCCGCGGCTTCGTCGACGTCCGCATGGGCTCGCTGCGCGTGGGCACGCCGGGCCGGTTCTTCGAGGGCGGCCATCCCCTGGACATCGCCGGACTGCTGGCCGGGAACGTCGTCCTCGAACTGGAAACGATCACCAGCGACCAGGACAAGGCCTTCCTCATCGGCGCCGTGCTCATCCGCATCGTCGAACACCTGCGGGTCCACCACGGTGCCGGCGGGGTGCCGCTGCGCCACGTCCTCGTCGTGGAGGAGGCGCACCGGCTCCTGAAGAACGTGGACAGCGGCCCCGCCGCCGCGGCCGTCGAACTCTTCGCCTCACTGCTCGCCGAGATCCGGGCGTACGGCGAAGGCGTGGTCGTCGTGGAGCAGATCCCCAGCAAGATCCTTCCCGATGTGATCAAGAACAGTGCGCTGAAGGTCATGCACCGGCTGCCGGCCGAGGACGACCGCCGGGCGGTCGGCGCCACGATGAACCTCCACCAGGAACAGAGCGAGAACGTCGTCGCCCTGCCGCCCGGGCACGCGGCCGTCGCCTCCGACGGCATGGACCGGCCCGTGCTGACGGCGGTTCCGCACGGGGAGCACGACGAGAGCACGAAGGAAGCGTCGACGGAACCTCCGCTGCTGGGCAGCCGCAGCCCGCTCTGCGGGGCCTCGTGCCGCAGGGAGCCGTGCACGCTGCGCACGATGAACGACGCCCACCACCGCTCGGTGGCACCCCTCCACCTCATCTGGGCGGACGTGGCCGCCTCGGCGCAGGCGATGGGCAAGGAGGCCCCCGGCCCGGCCGCCGCCGTCCGTGCCTCGCTGCAGGCGCTCACCGAACGGGACCTGGAATGCACCCTCGTGTACGCGGTGGAGCGGGCCGTGGCCGCCCGTGAATCCGTGATGCGCGACGAGGTCGACCCGGCGGACTTCGCGGAACGCCTGTACGCCGTCCTGTCCGCGGCCCTGCGCGGAACGGCCCCACCGGTGGGCGACCCGCGCCGCTACACGTACGCCAACTACCGCTTCCGCGACGTCCTGGACGTCATCCGCCGAGCGGTGAGGGACAACCCGCAGGGACCGCACGCCTACGCGGACCGTACGGCCCACTGGGAGGCCCGCGGGCTGATCCTGACCGGCACCTCGGGGGCGGAGCACCGCCTCCAGGTACGTGCCAGGCCCGGGTACGGGGCGGACAGGGCCCACGGCCGGGTCGGCGACGTCGAGCGGAGCGGCCTGCGCGACGCGGTGGCGGCGGTGACGGGCGGCACGACGGAGGAGCACGTGAAGCGGGCCTTCCGGCAGGCCTGCGAGGACGGGCCGCGGCTGAACGCGGTGGTGGCGGAGACGGCGGAACGGGTGGCCCAGGAATGCGCCCGGGGGAGGGAGACCCGATCGTGA